From the genome of Chanos chanos chromosome 5, fChaCha1.1, whole genome shotgun sequence, one region includes:
- the aatkb gene encoding serine/threonine-protein kinase LMTK1, with the protein MSARLVMIIMSSSFFNPSFALSSHFDTDGAPLSELSWSSSLAVVAVSFSGLFTFIFLMLTCLCCKKGGIGFKEFENAEGEEQEAGQSALGSPASQGGPDVYILPLTELSLPVAKQPGRSVQLLRSTDVSRHSLLYLKEIGHGWFGKVLLGELNAGLSSTQVVVKELKASASVQDQMHFLEEAQPYRSLQHPALLQCLAQSTEVTPNLLVMEFCPLGDVKGYLRSCRASDSLTPDPLLLQRMACEIASGLMHLHKHNFTHSDLALRNCLITSDVTVKIGDYGLSHSKYRDDYFVTSDQTWVPLRWIAPELVDEVHGNLLIADQTKQSNIWTLGVTIWELFELGSQPYRHYSDRQVLTYAVKDQQLKLQRPLLKVPLADRWYEVMQFCWLQPDQRPNAEEVHLLLSYLCAKGVSEAEEDFERRWNSMRPNTRHGSLALEVPQSSSSSFPLLEQFSMGDGYHSESGDDILTVTETSHGLNFEYKWEQARAEQPYHSSSTSGTLGQGNPHCQEIYYPPGSVMGGCGVEGLTLGVSPSYYDHKQLHAPGVVPVLSAHSPSVSSEYYIRIEEPIDCNIDLDYTMCTYSPDFEGSNGSFLTGSGDSGECMDCPSDGKPIDSYWSANVHKSSIYDSDTSPAMSLTMEPLLGQVSDASPLRPWESGHYVSYKDRDGGYYYEHSPPSGVEHYIMGDQPEPPQESWGSRSLRQALGELENPLGISPSLSSPPQVYGDPYLESNQGSIIGKDVAGGYYDMMGSLRKTMPGSHSVCINMEPEAALFIGREESDSEEEDLFAERQGRTWPRNHSANNNSLSLCRRQRSCRQDAYVDFHYTMPMTDVEDSWPENPSRRYHSTKAFDYLKATSKNNTCIVHGKHATLPPVAQCNSYIHLCGEARQDELSFQCYKALDGAQFVDPLTGSVVKNHFMKDYVTEKNIGFPNRDQQGSQAPLPVGHIASKSELSNSNLSKDDKSKQYVDIAVNTVGDVVSKNEDETQEDTVQIDAKTEANAIICLLEKPCPTLPPLPTEPEVSKTLDSGLDRSRSSISLVDIDDCSDDDITDITSGIFGDFNRGETETTNFPTPTFKSLQKQVGTPDSVDSIDLPSTAGSSETSSASFHPSSSPKAMDSGYDTENNESPEFVLKEPHEPQDAKVFIQPLGKNTSGTSSDIGEPKGSTVMTEPEQEQADVDAVVSLTTSQSRDGVIAPLSEGSPYRDSAYFSDYDTENERLPLEEVKEREGKEESEKNFTELEEEKKGERNIIDKEVILFPQVQRQGEEQVRELSLVPKEDKNVHQKIEDLDDPEGAAERVFPIPILVATPSATSSVIDKCQMTKEESQDEGLEADSDHSMKIELSECLQPEMNTMSSKDVTSGTKEQEPTDRSLCSPTASVSFSQDRVVEIIPGVSIQEADGSQNIETEGESSETTGHLEQKEEVDEKGREVGGTKDDKSSDTGKLETQEKDFGEPRANPMLSRSSSPPPLPPPEGRVSPDGGDADEEDGDSEDSDESDEELRTYSVQEQSDESDEEILTVPIIVSDCSDAHKLRSLLKMPTLITDSLCDELESKKKVVSFFDDVTVYLFDQESPTRELAEQGFPLGAESNKQGTKGTEPHPQEKINMSDDSSDGNISEESAGFEWEDDFPLLPTPPSVTASTPDATAKTSVSSDTTAVAQYSRFTVSPSSVSRFSITHVSDSDMDSAGGSSEDGEKE; encoded by the exons TCCAGCTCCTCAGATCCACAGACGTGAGTCGGCACAGTTTACTGTACCTGAAGGAGATTGGACATGGCTGGTTTGGCAAG GTCTTGCTTGGGGAGCTCAATGCCGGACTCAGCAGTACTCAAGTGGTGGTGAAAGAGCTCAAGGCTAGTGCTAGTGTTCAGGACCAGATGCATTTCCTGGAGGAGGCCCAGCCTTACAG ATCCCTCCAGCACCCTGCCCTCCTCCAGTGTCTGGCCCAGAGCACTGAGGTCACGCCCAATCTACTGGTCATGGAATTCTGCCCACTG GGTGATGTGAAAGGTTACCTCCGAAGCTGTAGGGCATCAGATTCTTTGACCCCCGATCCTCTGCTTCTGCAACGAATGGCATGCGAGATAGCCTCTGGCCTCATGcacctgcacaaacacaacttCACTCACAG tgACCTGGCCTTGAGGAACTGCCTGATCACATCAGATGTTACCGTTAAAATAGGAGACTATGGACTGTCACACAGCAAGTACAGG GATGATTACTTTGTGACATCAGACCAGACGTGGGTACCTTTGCGCTGGATCGCACCAGAACTTGTGGATGAGGTCCATGGAAACCTACTGATTGCAGACCAGACCAAGCAGAGCAACATCTG GACACTTGGAGTAACAATTTGGGAGCTATTTGAGTTAGGGAGCCAGCCTTACCGTCACTACTCCGATCGCCAGGTTCTCACCTACGCTGTGAAGGACCAGCAACTGAAACTTCAGAGGCCACTGCTCAAAGTACCCCTTGCTGACCGCTG GTATGAGGTGATGCAGTTCTGCTGGCTTCAGCCAGACCAGAGGCCCAATGCAGAGGAGGTGCACCTGCTTTTGAGCTACCTCTGTGCCAAAGGAGTCAGCGAGGCAGAGGAGGACTTTGAGAGACGCTGGAACTCCATGAGGCCCAACACACGCCATGGATCTTTGGCATTAGAGGTGCCTCAgtcatcatcttcctctttcCCCTTACTGGAGCAGTTCTCGATGGGTGATGGCTACCACTCCGAATCTGGAGATGACATTCTAACAGTTACAGAAACTAGCCATGGCCTCAACTTTGAGTACAAGTGGGAGCAGGCAAGAGCTGAACAGCCCTATCACTCATCCTCCACAAGTGGTACTTTGGGCCAAGGCAACCCCCACTGTCAGGAGATTTACTACCCCCCAGGAAGTGTAATGGGTGGCTGTGGTGTGGAAGGCCTTACCTTGGGAGTTTCTCCATCCTACTACGACCACAAGCAGCTCCATGCCCCAGGTGTGGTTCCCGTGTTAAGTGCCCACAGCCCCTCCGTAAGTAGTGAGTACTACATTCGTATCGAGGAGCCTATTGACTGTAACATCGATTTGGACTACACCATGTGTACCTACAGCCCAGACTTTGAGGGTAGCAATGGCAGCTTCCTCACAGGTAGCGGAGACTCTGGAGAGTGTATGGATTGCCCCTCTGACGGGAAGCCTATAGACTCCTATTGGTCAGCAAATGTCCATAAAAGCAGTATCTATGATTCAGACACAAGCCCTGCCATGTCTCTCACCATGGAGCCACTTCTCGGTCAGGTATCAGATGCCAGTCCCCTCAGGCCCTGGGAGTCAGGCCACTACGTCTCATACAAAGACAGGGACGGAGGTTATTACTACGAACACTCACCTCCCTCTGGGGTGGAACACTACATTATGGGAGATCAACCTGAACCTCCACAGGAAAGCTGGGGTTCCCGCAGCCTGAGACAGGCACTGGGAGAACTAGAGAACCCTCTGGGGATCTCACCGTCTCTTAGCAGCCCCCCACAGGTTTATGGTGACCCTTACCTCGAGAGTAACCAAGGCTCAATCATAGGCAAGGATGTGGCGGGTGGCTACTATGATATGATGGGCTCCTTGAGAAAGACTATGCCAGGTAGTCACTCTGTCTGCATCAATATGGAACCAGAAGCAGCCCTCTTCATTGGAAGAGAAGAAAGTGACTCTGAAGAAGAGGACCTGTTTGCTGAAAGGCAAGGAAGGACGTGGCCTAGAAACCATTCAGCAAATAATAACAGCCTAAGCTTGTGCCGGAGACAGAGGTCTTGTCGGCAGGACGCCTATGTAGACTTTCACTACACTATGCCAATGACTGATGTCGAGGACTCCTGGCCTGAGAATCCAAGCCGTAGATACCACTCAACAAAAGCATTCGACTATCTCAAGGCCACATCCAAAAACAACACTTGCATTGTACATGGGAAGCACGCTACCCTGCCCCCTGTGGCCCAGTGCAATTCATATATACATCTCTGTGGTGAGGCTAGGCAAGATGAGTTGTCTTTTCAGTGCTACAAGGCTTTGGATGGTGCTCAATTTGTGGATCCTCTTACAGGATCTGTGGTGAAAAATCACTTTATGAAAGACTatgtcactgaaaaaaacattggGTTTCCCAACAGAGACCAGCAGGGTAGCCAGGCTCCTTTACCTGTTGGTCATATTGCCTCCAAATCTGAACTGTCAAATAGCAACTTGAGCAAAGATGACAAATCAAAGCAATATGTCGACATTGCTGTCAATACAGTGGGAGATGTGGTCTCTAAAAACGAAGATGAGACACAAGAAGATACAGTTCAAATAGATGCCAAAACTGAGGCAAACGCCATCATCTGTCTGTTAGAGAAACCCTGTCCTACATTGCCCCCCTTACCAACTGAGCCCGAGGTAAGCAAAACTCTGGATAGTGGGCTGGATCGGAGCCGTTCAAGCATAAGCCTGGTGGACATAGATGACTGTAGTGatgatgacatcactgacatTACTTCAGGAATTTTCGGTGACTTTAACAGGGGTGAAACAGAGACCACCAACTTTCCCACACCAACTTTCAAGTCCCTCCAGAAGCAAGTGGGCACACCAGACTCTGTGGACTCTATCGACCTACCCTCCACTGCAGGCTCCAGTGAAACCTCCAGTGCCTCCTTTCACCCTTCCAGCTCTCCCAAAGCTATGGACAGTGGTTATGACACAGAGAACAACGAGTCTCCTGAGTTTGTCCTGAAGGAGCCTCATGAGCCACAAGATGCCAAAGTCTTCATTCAGCCACTGGGGAAGAATACTTCTGGAACCAGTTCAGACATAGGTGAGCCGAAGGGAAGCACAGTAATGACAGAGCCCGAGCAGGAGCAGGCAGATGTGGATGCTGTAGTCTCACTCACAACTTCCCAGAGCAGGGATGGAGTGATTGCCCCGCTGAGTGAGGGTAGCCCGTACAGAGATTCTGCCTATTTTTCTGACTAtgacacagaaaatgagagactCCCCCTagaggaggtgaaagagagagaaggaaaagaagagagtgagaaaaatttcactgaactagaggaggaaaagaaaggagaaaggaacATTATAGATAAAGAGGTCATTCTTTTCCCACAGGTGCAGAGACAAGGTGAGGAGCAGGTGAGAGAGCTTTCACTTGTTCCAAAAGAAGACAAGAATGTTCATCAGAAGATCGAAGACCTTGACGACCCAGAAGGAGCTGCAGAGAGAGTTTTCCCTATACCTATTTTAGTCGCCACACCTTCTGCTACCTCCTCTGTGATAGACAAATGCCAAATGACAAAGGAGGAATCACAGGATGAAGGCCTTGAAGCAGACTCTGATCACTCTATGAAGATAGAATTGTCTGAATGCCTTCAGCCTGAGATGAATACCATGTCCAGTAAGGATGTGACATCTGGGACCAAGGAGCAAGAGCCAACAGACAGGTCCTTGTGCAGTCCCACAGCATCTGTGAGCTTCAGTCAGGACAGAGTGGTGGAGATCATCCCTGGCGTCTCCATCCAAGAGGCTGATGGCAGTCAGAATAtcgagacagagggagagagctctGAGACAACAGGACATCTCGAGCAAAAAGAGGAAGTGGACGAGAAAGGAAGGGAAGTTGGGGGAACAAAAGATGATAAATCATCAGATACAGGAAAGCTAGAAACCCAGGAAAAAGACTTTGGAGAACCCCGAGCAAACCCAATGCTCTCTCGTtcatcctctcctccccctcttccaCCTCCTGAGGGAAGGGTTTCCCCTGATGGGGGAGATGCAGATGAGGAGGATGGAGATTCAGAGGACAGTGATGAATCAGATGAGGAGTTGCGTACCTATAGTGTTCAGGAACAAAGTGATGAGAGTGATGAGGAAATCTTAACAGTGCCCATTATTGTGAGTGACTGCAGCGATGCCCACAAACTCAGGAGCCTACTCAAAATGCCTACCCTTATCACAGACTCCCTCTGTGATGAACTGGAGTCCAAGAAAAAGGTGGTGTCCTTCTTTGATGATGTTACCGTCTACCTATTTGATCAA GAGAGCCCCACCAGAGAGCTTGCTGAACAAGGCTTCCCCTTAGGGGCGGAGTCCAACAAACAGGGAACAAAGGGCACAGAGCCACACCCCCAGGAAAAGATTAATATGTCTGATGACTCCTCAGATGGAAACATTTCTGAAGAAA GTGCAGGGTTTGAGTGGGAGGACGATTTCCCCTTGTTGCCAACTCCCCCCTCTGTGACAGCATCCACCCCGGATGCAACAGCCAAAACATCCGTCTCATCAGACACTACGGCTGTGGCCCAGTATTCCCGTTTCACAGTCTCCCCGTCCAGTGTGTCTCGTTTCTCCATCACGCACGtatctgactcagacatggactcTGCAGGAG GGAGCAGtgaggatggagagaaagagtga